One genomic segment of Rubripirellula tenax includes these proteins:
- a CDS encoding FAD-dependent oxidoreductase, whose amino-acid sequence MKHVRSLLSLHSAFALSRLCFRSLLFGIAVTTMPIATSSLFADTPDAVAYDVVIYGGTSAAITTAVQTKRMGKSVIVVCPDKHLGGLTSGGLGWTDSGNKNAVGGLSRDFYHRVWKHYQNPDAWNWQPQSEFGTRNQSPPGPDGDGGTMWVFEPHVAEQIFDDWMAEYQIPVFRDQWIDRSPGGVVMRNGRIESFRTQSGQTYRGKMFVDVTYEGDLMAAAGIDYHVGREAAKKYDESFGGVQTGVFHHAHFFAKPISPYVVPNDPASGLLPRISADPPGNFADGDNRVQAYCFRMCLTNVEANRRPFPRPAGYDASQYELLLRVFESGWRDQFKKFDRMPNHKTDTNNHGPFSTDNIGMNFDYPDADYDRRREIIAEHETYQKGLMYFMANDPRVPAEVRNAMSKWGLPKDEFPDTDGWPHQLYVREARRMIGEYIMTEHDCLDKKPTPDSIGMGSYTLDSHNVQRYVTPDGWVQNEGDVGVHTPRAYEIAFGSIVPKKSQCQNLLVPVCVSSSHMAFGSIRMEPVFMVLGQSAATAACLSIDQDQPVQDLPYETLKKRLVDDGQVLELESTDEHPSNKMEGVVIDDSRAILKGAWTPSHTNKPFVDSGYRHNRNMADGGISATFQTPLDTGRYRVRMSYPPNSNRATQVPVTVVHDGGETTIRINQRQRPSVDGLFVDLGIFSFTDSGVVRVDTQDTDGFVVIDAVQFRKLDE is encoded by the coding sequence GTGAAACACGTTCGCTCTTTGCTTTCACTGCACTCCGCTTTCGCGCTCAGTCGACTTTGCTTTCGGTCGCTGCTTTTCGGCATCGCCGTCACGACGATGCCGATCGCGACGTCGTCGCTGTTTGCTGATACGCCCGATGCCGTTGCCTACGACGTCGTCATCTATGGTGGCACCAGCGCAGCGATCACGACGGCGGTTCAAACGAAACGGATGGGCAAGTCGGTCATCGTGGTCTGCCCCGACAAGCACCTCGGCGGTTTGACATCCGGCGGTTTGGGATGGACCGACTCGGGTAACAAGAATGCCGTTGGCGGACTCAGTCGCGATTTTTATCATCGCGTTTGGAAACACTACCAAAACCCCGATGCGTGGAATTGGCAACCGCAATCGGAGTTCGGCACGCGCAATCAAAGTCCACCGGGCCCTGACGGCGATGGCGGGACAATGTGGGTCTTCGAGCCTCATGTTGCCGAGCAAATTTTTGACGACTGGATGGCCGAGTATCAAATCCCCGTCTTTCGCGATCAATGGATCGATCGATCGCCCGGCGGTGTGGTGATGCGAAACGGGCGGATCGAATCTTTTCGTACCCAAAGCGGTCAAACGTACCGTGGCAAGATGTTCGTCGACGTGACGTACGAAGGCGATCTGATGGCCGCTGCCGGCATCGATTACCACGTCGGACGAGAGGCGGCCAAGAAATACGATGAATCGTTTGGCGGTGTCCAAACCGGCGTGTTCCACCATGCTCACTTCTTTGCGAAGCCGATTTCACCCTACGTTGTGCCCAATGATCCGGCCAGCGGACTGTTGCCGCGAATCAGCGCCGATCCACCCGGCAATTTCGCCGACGGCGATAATCGGGTCCAAGCGTATTGTTTCCGGATGTGCTTGACCAACGTCGAAGCGAACCGTCGACCGTTCCCGCGCCCCGCCGGCTATGACGCATCCCAGTACGAATTATTGTTGCGAGTTTTTGAATCGGGATGGCGCGATCAGTTCAAAAAATTCGATCGGATGCCCAATCATAAAACCGACACGAACAACCATGGTCCCTTCAGTACTGACAACATCGGCATGAACTTCGATTATCCCGATGCAGACTATGATCGACGTCGCGAGATCATTGCCGAACACGAAACGTACCAGAAGGGCTTGATGTACTTCATGGCGAACGATCCCAGAGTGCCCGCCGAGGTTCGCAACGCGATGTCAAAGTGGGGACTCCCCAAAGACGAGTTCCCCGACACCGACGGATGGCCACATCAACTGTATGTTCGCGAAGCACGTCGCATGATTGGTGAATACATCATGACCGAGCATGACTGCTTGGACAAAAAGCCAACGCCCGATTCGATCGGCATGGGATCTTACACGCTCGATTCTCACAACGTCCAACGTTACGTCACTCCGGACGGATGGGTCCAAAACGAAGGCGACGTCGGTGTACACACGCCGCGTGCGTACGAGATCGCGTTTGGGTCCATCGTTCCTAAGAAATCTCAGTGCCAAAACCTGCTCGTTCCCGTTTGTGTGTCCTCAAGTCACATGGCGTTCGGGTCGATTCGCATGGAGCCCGTTTTCATGGTTCTGGGCCAATCGGCGGCGACTGCGGCTTGTTTGTCCATCGACCAAGATCAGCCAGTCCAAGACTTACCCTACGAGACGCTCAAGAAGCGGTTGGTCGATGACGGCCAGGTGCTGGAACTAGAATCAACCGATGAACATCCTTCCAATAAAATGGAAGGCGTTGTCATCGATGACTCGCGGGCGATTCTGAAGGGCGCCTGGACACCGTCGCATACCAACAAACCCTTTGTGGACTCGGGGTATCGTCACAACCGAAACATGGCCGACGGAGGAATTTCGGCTACGTTTCAGACTCCTTTGGATACCGGACGCTACCGAGTCCGGATGTCTTATCCGCCCAACTCGAATCGCGCCACCCAGGTTCCCGTAACCGTCGTCCACGATGGTGGTGAAACGACGATTCGGATCAACCAACGTCAACGGCCATCGGTCGATGGGCTCTTCGTCGACTTGGGAATTTTTTCGTTTACGGATTCCGGCGTGGTTCGTGTCGACACCCAGGACACCGATGGCTTCGTTGTGATTGATGCTGTCCAGTTTCGGAAATTGGACGAATAG